The following is a genomic window from Methanoplanus sp. FWC-SCC4.
TCTTGAATGAGCTTCTTGCCTGATTAACGGCCTGTGGCGTGTAAGTATCTGTCATGAAAGGAACTAAATCCGGCAGGTTTTCTCCGATGAATGTCATTTCAGATCCGCTTCTCGTGGTAAAGTCGGCACAGAGCCGTGCAATTGCCCATTCTCTTGCTGTTATGTAGGTGTGTTTTCTTAAAAATTTGTTAACCCTTTCGTATGCAGCGCCGTCGACTTTTTTGAATTTCTTGTATTTATTTATCCTTTCTTTTTCTTCTTTTGTGAGAAGTCTTGGCTGTGGTGCTACGATGTGGGTTTGTCCCTCTTCTTTAATTATTGGAGTATTTGGTGATGCTGAAGATTCATTTGGATTGTCGCTTTTAGTTTTATTTTCAGAATCATTGTTTTCCTGTTGTATGGGAAGATCTGTGTCTTTAATTTCTAAATTCTGATCCTGATATTCTTCAGTTTCTTCATTTGGTTCATCCATGTATTGTTTAATCCTCCGTTTTTTGTCAATTAAAAATTTGTGTTAAATAAATCATCAATATTTTTTAATATGGTAGATTGGGCGAATTAGTGATATTTTCCATTAATCAATTCCGTTATTTTTGATTTATAATCATAAGGAACCATTTCAGATTATACTTGAAAACCTCTTATCTAACATATAGCATCATATAGTTTATAGAATTTATGAAATGAGTTACTGACATCTGATAATTTGTCCAATCCGAAAAATAATATAGGAAATATTCCCGATTCATTCAAATTTAAGAAAATTTACTGGTTGTTCTGCTTGAAACTTGGAGAAAAATATTGGCGCAATTTTTTTTGTATGGATTTAGATAAACTGATTGTTAGGGATTTTATTTTTCATATTTGCATGAGAGATTTATTGAAAAATTAACTCTGTGGGAGAATTTCAAAGAATTAAAAATAGAAAACCGGATAATTATTTAACTATTCAATCTAATCCGTAAAATCGTATTATTGTCGATTAAGTTCTGATAAAAGTATTATATAAATTCTTTAACCAAATAATTCAAAAGATAAATTGGCGGAATTCAGATTAAATTTTATCAAAAGAAGATTGTTAATCTTTTAAAAATATAATGGGATATCTTTTGATCTTTTGAAAAATATCCTGGAAGTGTTGTAATATTTATCTATATTAAATTCTTAAATTTTTTCAACTGAAACAAAATATTCTAATCCCCTATTTATCTAAATTTCCGAAATTAGCATTGAATAATTATTTTTTAAGTAAGTAATTCTCCCTGTTAAAAACATAAATCTGGATTTCTGATGTTAAAATTAAATTTCATCTGGAAATTCGTTATAATCCAATACGGATTTGTATTTTAAAAAGAAGCAGATTTAAAATATTAATGAGTACATTTCTTTGACCTGGGTCTAAAATAATTCATGAATGTACCAGGGATAACTGTGGGCATAATCTGTAATTTTTGTTCATAGATTTAAATTTAAGATTTTCTCTCAAAAAATCCTGTGGAGATAATTAATGATTATATGATAATATATACAAAAAAATTGTAGGAACTTGCGTTTTTGGATGAAATTTTGACAGATTATTGAAATTTTGAAAATGAATAAATTTTTTTTGTTTTAAACAGATTTTTATTATGAAGAATTAATATGTCAATTTTGAAAATTTGATTTTAATTAAGAAAAACACTATTTGGGATAATTTCCATAAAAAATTAAATTGAAATCTCTTTTTTAGGAATTATAATATTATTTTCCTTTGAATGAAGCTACTAATTTACGCTGATAAAAAAAGAGATATGATATGCCTGCGCTGTTCTTTTTGTTTAGATGGTGATGTTATGGACTATTTTTGAAAAAAACATCTATTATGGGTCTTAATTAAGAGCCTGTATTTTGATGATTGGGATAAAATGGATACGCGGTAGGATTAGAATGAATGACGCCATAGATTGCTGATATGGCACTTTTAAAAATAATTAATATTTATCTGATAATTTTTGAACCTGCTCAAAAATATGGATTTTAAATTAATTTTTGTTATTATCTGACAGGGGGAAATATTGCTGGTAAACCTGTTTTCTTTCATCAAGGTCGGTATGAAGATAAATTTCGGTAGTCTGTATTGAACTATGGCCCAGATTTTCCTGAACGACGCGGAGATTTTTTGACCTTTTGTATAGTTCACTGGCATAACTGTGTCTTATTTTATGGGGTGTTATTCCATCAGGTGCATATTTTTTGAACAAATGCTGAACTGTTCTTGGAGATATATGCTTTCCCAGCTGCCCTTTGAAAAGAGGTCCTTCTATTTCCCCGGCTGTAAATTCATCGATCTCTTTTAATGTTTCATCATCTATGAAAACAGTTCTGATTTTGCCTCCTTTTCCTTTAACTCTTATCGTACGATCTTCATAGTCAATATCTCCCAGATTTATTGAGCAGAGTTCTGAAACACGGACTCCTGTTGAATATATTGTCCGAAAAATCAGTCTGTCTCTTTTGTCCTGAATTGAATTCAGGAGTTTTATAACCTGGTTGTGTTTTAGGTATTTTAGCTCTTTTTCCTTTATCTTGGGCCTGTCTATTGCAAGCATGGGGTTGACTTCAATTATTTCCTGTGTGTAGCAGTAACGGTAAAAAGAGCTTAATGATGAGATAATCCTTTGCAGGGTGGCTGGTTTGTATTTTCTTGTGGATGAGAGAAATAGAAGAAAATCATTTATCATTATGGGGGTAGTTTCAATTTCTGTGTCCATTCTTGCCTGTGAAAGATCACACCAGTACATTGAAATTTTTTCTTCTTCGACATTTCTTTTGATCCAGACATAATAAGCAAATTTCTGAATTACATTTTCATAACTCTGGATTGTTCTTTGAGAATAATTTCTCATATTGAGGTAGTGACTAAAGCGTTTTTGCCATTCAGAAAAATAAGCTCCATGCATACTTATTTTATTGATATCTCTATTTAAATAACTTTTGCGTAGAATATACATTCTGCGCAAAAAGTTTCATGGGCTGGTCTGAATGTAAAAAATTCGGGATTGATATGGTTTGCAAAAAATTTGGAAAATTTCTATTGATGCAGATTATGCTTTTCGGATTTTTTTTGATTTGCTAATTGTGATAATGGGAGAGTCTGCCGGTGTCGGGCATCCCAAATTTCTTTTCACTTTTTTTGGATTCATGTTTTTACAATTTTTCTGAAGAACCGGATGCAGTTACTTTTCTACTAAAGCAGATTTTTTTAATTTAATTTTGGTGGGTATCATAAATATTCAAATAAGAAACATATGTTATACTGCCTGGTTGCTTTAATCTATTAAATGAAAAAAATATGGGTGCATTATTCTTATTTGGTAAATGTAATTTATTTTAGAAATCATGTTGGGGAGATAACCTGATTTAAAAACTTTAGTAAATATCTGCAATATATGCAATAATTTATCATCAAAACCCGCTGCTTTAATCATTTGTAAAATTATTGATATTCAATAATTATTATTCCTCTTAATTAAGTCAATGAGCAGAATCAAAGCAATTTATTATGTAGGATTTGGAAATACTTATTGGGCGTATTCTTCACTCTTAAAACAAATTTTTTGAAAAACTAGTATTTTTATAAGAATAATTGTAATATTTGAAAATATAATCTGCCCGGGTGAATTCCTAAGGAAGTTGTGTATATCATTAACAATCTCTAAAAAATTGCTCATTTTAAAAAATATCATAACTGTATTAATCCTATAAAGGCAGTCTATTTTACAGTATTTCAAAAGTTACGAAAATCCTTGGAAGACAATGGCAAATTGTGAATTTACTGTCAGAATATTTTAATGTGTTCTATTGGGCTGTAATAAAATATCCTGCTGTTATGTTTAATTTTATACTCAACAAAATTGTCTTTGGATTGGTTGCTTTAAAAATCATAGAGAATTTATCAGATTGTTTCTTTCTTTTATTTAATTTGGTTTTTGGAATTTTAGAAGAATCTTGTGCTGAATAATTGTTGTTTAATGAAGCCGGATTTTTATTAATTATCGAAATTTTCTTTTTTTAATTGTCAATATTTAAATTTATAATTCATATAAACTGTATGATGCTATATGGATCGGTGGTTGCGTGGCAGTCCAATTTCATGAACCTGATTATCCAAAAAGATCTGCATTAAAAAAGCCTGATAGCATTATTTGGTTTATTGAGAATTTTCAATATGTGCACTCTTAAAAAACCATATTGCTTAGGGTAACAAATAGTTAATACAGAAATGAATAAAGGACCCACGCCCGCAATGCGGCAGTTTTACGAGATGAAAGAGCGTTATCCGGGAACTGTTCTCTTTTTCCAGATGGGTGATTTTTATGAAACATTTGGAGAAGACGCAGAGGTTGTTTCACGTGAACTCGACATAACCCTTACTTCAAGAGGAAGAGATTCAAAAGGCGAAAAAATGCCTCTTGCAGGTGTGCCCATTCATGCCGGAGATTTGTATATCTCAAGACTTGTCAAAAAGGGTTACAG
Proteins encoded in this region:
- a CDS encoding DUF5806 family protein, which encodes MDEPNEETEEYQDQNLEIKDTDLPIQQENNDSENKTKSDNPNESSASPNTPIIKEEGQTHIVAPQPRLLTKEEKERINKYKKFKKVDGAAYERVNKFLRKHTYITAREWAIARLCADFTTRSGSEMTFIGENLPDLVPFMTDTYTPQAVNQARSSFKKKVKKSGASFFYGALCGFFTADELDDILFESSEIARFLLEVEGTSVDIDDEIDIEDRITEIMRSVAEAASMLRNTKNDKSEDEIQNQETII
- the xerA gene encoding site-specific tyrosine recombinase/integron integrase gives rise to the protein MHGAYFSEWQKRFSHYLNMRNYSQRTIQSYENVIQKFAYYVWIKRNVEEEKISMYWCDLSQARMDTEIETTPIMINDFLLFLSSTRKYKPATLQRIISSLSSFYRYCYTQEIIEVNPMLAIDRPKIKEKELKYLKHNQVIKLLNSIQDKRDRLIFRTIYSTGVRVSELCSINLGDIDYEDRTIRVKGKGGKIRTVFIDDETLKEIDEFTAGEIEGPLFKGQLGKHISPRTVQHLFKKYAPDGITPHKIRHSYASELYKRSKNLRVVQENLGHSSIQTTEIYLHTDLDERKQVYQQYFPLSDNNKN